Proteins encoded in a region of the Salminus brasiliensis chromosome 2, fSalBra1.hap2, whole genome shotgun sequence genome:
- the fgf18a gene encoding fibroblast growth factor 18a codes for MMLVMCNPLQVFGADGVNFSMHVENQTRARDAMSRRQPRVYQLYSRTSCKHVQVLGRRISARGEDGDRFAQLVVEADTFGSQVRIRGKETNHYLCMNRRGKLVGKKASNRSQDCVFVEMVLENNYTALMSARYNGWYVGFTKRGRPRRGPHTLLNQQDVHFMKRSPPGEQPDHTPFRFTTVSKRSKRVRAARPR; via the exons ATGATGCTGGTGATGTGCAATCCTCTGCAG GTGTTCGGAGCTGACGGTGTAAACTTCAGCATGCATGTGGAGAATCAGACTCGCGCACGAGATGCCATGAGCCGAAGACAGCCCCGAGTCTACCAGCTCTACAGCCGTACCAGCTGCAAACATGTCCAGGTGCTGGGCCGCAGGATAAGCGCCCGCGGAGAAGACGGGGACAGATTCG CCCAGCTTGTAGTGGAGGCAGACACCTTTGGCAGCCAGGTGCGAATCAGGGGGAAGGAAACCAACCACTACTTGTGCATGAACCGCAGAGGGAAACTCGTAGGCAAG AAGGCCAGCAATCGTAGTCAAGACTGCGTCTTCGTGGAGATGGTGCTAGAGAACAACTACACAGCACTAATGTCAGCACGCTACAACGGTTGGTATGTGGGCTTTACCAAAAGAGGACGCCCGCGTCGTGGCCCGCATACTCTTCTTAACCAGCAGGACGTTCACTTTATGAAGCGTTCCCCTCCGGGAGAGCAGCCAGACCACACACCCTTCCGCTTCACCACTGTCAGCAAGAGGAGCAAAAGAGTCCGTGCTGCGCGGCCACGTTAG